A single genomic interval of Stieleria maiorica harbors:
- a CDS encoding ABC transporter ATP-binding protein encodes MIQLDNVAIHAGDFSLSGISMHVPCGHYAVLMGRTGRGKTTILESICGLRKVSSGRISIDGVDVTTWLPGDRQIGYVPQDLALFPTLTVAQHLAFALRLRKRPQIEIDNRIAELAEVLGIEALLGRKVDALSGGESQRVALGRAISFRPAVLLLDEPLSALDESTRAEMHALLKRVKETTGVTTLHVTHSNEEAEVLADQRFELHEGVLREV; translated from the coding sequence GTGATCCAGCTGGACAACGTTGCCATTCATGCCGGCGATTTTTCGCTCTCGGGCATCTCCATGCACGTCCCATGCGGTCACTACGCCGTGCTGATGGGCCGGACCGGACGCGGCAAGACGACGATCCTGGAATCGATCTGCGGCTTGCGCAAGGTGTCTTCGGGGCGGATTTCGATCGATGGCGTCGACGTGACGACCTGGTTGCCGGGAGATCGTCAGATCGGATATGTCCCCCAAGACCTGGCGCTGTTTCCCACGCTGACGGTCGCACAGCATTTGGCGTTCGCGCTGCGGCTGCGAAAGCGGCCTCAGATAGAGATCGATAATCGGATCGCTGAACTTGCCGAAGTGCTCGGGATCGAAGCGTTGTTGGGGCGAAAGGTCGACGCGCTCAGTGGTGGCGAATCGCAACGTGTCGCGCTCGGGCGGGCGATCTCATTTCGACCCGCAGTGTTGTTGCTCGATGAACCCCTGAGTGCCCTCGACGAATCGACCCGCGCGGAAATGCACGCCCTGCTCAAACGGGTCAAGGAGACGACCGGAGTGACCACGCTGCACGTCACCCACAGCAACGAAGAAGCCGAAGTCTTGGCGGATCAACGGTTCGAACTTCACGAGGGAGTGTTGAGGGAAGTGTAG
- a CDS encoding ABC transporter permease, translating to MDSTSSRTFRRRSDTPFFLVMGGISACFIVLIVLLLVADVVFTSPSDFIDALRKPEIQAAFRLTILSCSAAAVLSLWVATPLGYLLSRYRFPGRWLVDTLVDIPIVLPPLVLGLSLLILFHLPIFGWELEAWLRDSVGFPVTYQWPAVVLAQFSVACAFAVRTMRVTFDQIDPRAEDVARTLGCTRGQAFMQIALPQAWRGMIAATTIAWARALGEFGPILVFAGATRMRTEVLSTTVFLELSIGQLNAAVAVSLLMVAMAVVVLLILRVLGTGLNA from the coding sequence GTGGACTCCACTTCTTCACGGACGTTTCGGCGCCGCAGCGACACGCCATTTTTCCTGGTGATGGGCGGGATCTCCGCCTGCTTCATCGTCTTGATCGTGCTGTTGTTGGTCGCGGACGTCGTGTTCACCTCACCGAGTGACTTCATCGATGCACTTCGCAAACCGGAGATTCAAGCGGCGTTTCGGTTGACGATCCTGAGTTGCTCCGCCGCGGCCGTCTTGTCGTTGTGGGTCGCGACGCCGCTGGGGTACTTGTTGTCACGCTATCGATTTCCGGGACGCTGGTTGGTCGACACCCTGGTCGATATTCCGATCGTGTTGCCGCCGTTGGTGTTGGGGCTGAGCCTGTTGATCCTGTTTCACCTGCCGATTTTTGGTTGGGAATTGGAGGCGTGGTTGCGCGACAGCGTCGGATTCCCGGTCACGTACCAGTGGCCCGCGGTGGTGCTGGCCCAGTTTTCAGTGGCGTGCGCGTTTGCGGTGCGAACGATGCGTGTGACGTTCGACCAAATTGATCCACGCGCCGAAGACGTGGCGCGGACGCTCGGTTGCACGCGGGGCCAGGCGTTCATGCAGATCGCGCTGCCCCAAGCGTGGCGAGGGATGATCGCCGCGACGACGATCGCGTGGGCGCGGGCGCTCGGCGAGTTCGGACCGATCCTCGTGTTCGCCGGGGCAACGCGGATGCGGACGGAGGTGCTTTCGACGACCGTGTTCTTGGAATTGAGTATCGGTCAGTTGAACGCCGCGGTCGCCGTGTCGTTGTTGATGGTCGCGATGGCCGTGGTCGTGTTGTTGATTCTCCGCGTGCTCGGGACGGGATTAAACGCGTGA
- the modA gene encoding molybdate ABC transporter substrate-binding protein: MNRTYILMAGSLVALIAIGVMLGGKEKPSTSGRAVMLYCAASNRAVMESIRKEYEQEFDRSVEIQYGPSQTLLSSIEVANQGDLYLPADDSYLKLGQEKGLIAEELPIAKMQAVIAVPKGNPKSINSLDDLLRDDVRVVLASPDSAAIGKVVRETLDAFGRWDSLDKATSAYRGTVNEVANDIKIGAADAGIVYDAVLHTYPDLTFVEIPELAATASQISVGVIASTEHAADALHFARYVSSADRGLQHYAEHGFRVSGGDTWADHPELSVFAGSMLRPAIEDTIAAFEKREGVKVNRVYNGCGILVAQMKAGQHPDAYFACDSEFMNQVHDLFPEPVPVSQNELVILVQKGNPKGIASLRDLGKEGLRVGIGHEKQCAMGWITQNTFREGGVQQEIMPNVTVQTPTGDMLVNQLQTGSLDAAVAYLSNAAGASEFLDAIRIQGIECSVATQPWAVAKESPYPNLASRLFQQICSTESQDIFAAEGFRWQNLGKAATDE, from the coding sequence ATGAATCGAACATATATCTTAATGGCCGGCTCGCTGGTCGCACTGATCGCCATCGGCGTGATGCTGGGCGGAAAAGAAAAGCCGTCGACCAGCGGGCGAGCGGTGATGTTGTACTGTGCCGCCAGCAACCGTGCGGTGATGGAATCGATCCGCAAAGAGTACGAGCAGGAGTTCGACCGCAGCGTTGAAATCCAGTACGGACCGTCGCAAACACTTCTTTCGTCGATCGAAGTCGCCAACCAAGGGGATCTGTATTTGCCGGCCGACGACAGTTATCTGAAACTGGGTCAGGAAAAGGGACTGATCGCGGAAGAGCTTCCGATCGCGAAAATGCAAGCCGTGATCGCGGTCCCCAAGGGGAATCCGAAATCGATCAACAGCCTGGACGATCTGTTGCGTGATGACGTCCGTGTCGTTCTGGCCAGTCCCGATTCGGCGGCGATCGGCAAAGTCGTCCGCGAAACCTTGGATGCGTTCGGTCGCTGGGACTCGTTGGACAAGGCCACGAGTGCGTATCGTGGAACGGTCAATGAAGTGGCCAATGACATCAAGATCGGGGCGGCCGACGCCGGGATCGTGTACGACGCGGTGCTGCACACCTATCCGGATTTGACCTTCGTCGAAATCCCCGAACTGGCCGCGACGGCATCGCAGATTTCGGTCGGTGTGATTGCGTCGACCGAGCATGCAGCCGATGCATTGCATTTTGCTCGCTATGTTTCATCAGCCGATCGAGGGCTACAGCATTACGCCGAGCACGGCTTTCGCGTCTCCGGCGGTGACACTTGGGCGGACCATCCCGAGTTGTCGGTGTTCGCCGGTTCGATGTTGCGTCCGGCGATCGAGGACACGATCGCAGCGTTCGAAAAACGCGAGGGCGTGAAGGTCAATCGCGTCTACAACGGATGCGGGATCTTGGTGGCACAAATGAAGGCCGGCCAGCACCCCGACGCCTACTTTGCGTGTGACAGTGAGTTCATGAACCAGGTTCACGATCTGTTTCCCGAACCGGTTCCGGTCTCGCAAAACGAACTCGTGATCCTGGTCCAGAAGGGTAACCCCAAGGGGATCGCCTCGTTGCGGGATTTGGGCAAAGAAGGGTTGCGTGTCGGGATCGGCCACGAAAAACAGTGTGCGATGGGCTGGATCACGCAAAACACGTTTCGCGAAGGCGGCGTTCAGCAGGAGATCATGCCCAATGTGACGGTGCAGACACCGACCGGCGACATGCTGGTCAACCAGTTGCAAACCGGTTCGCTGGACGCCGCGGTGGCTTATTTGAGCAACGCCGCCGGAGCGTCGGAGTTTTTGGACGCGATCCGGATTCAGGGGATCGAGTGCAGTGTGGCGACTCAACCATGGGCGGTTGCCAAAGAGTCACCGTATCCGAACTTGGCATCGCGCCTGTTCCAGCAGATCTGCTCCACCGAGTCACAAGACATCTTCGCCGCCGAAGGGTTTCGTTGGCAGAATCTTGGTAAAGCAGCGACCGATGAGTGA
- a CDS encoding outer membrane protein assembly factor BamB family protein: MSRLPIRDVVGACLVVLLTCLSGASRADAREDGGIREDASELIEQAGVNAGFFVHLDAGDGRLTAALRQNDATQVHGLVRDANQLNSIRDRVIAQGDYGDIAFDRFDGYQLPYVDNMVNLLIAESLGDVSMDEVLRVLVPAGVALVKNGDRWEKHRKERPDNIDEWSHYLHDATGNSVAHDDVVAPPRHLQWVGSPRWSRHHDRMASMSALVSTGGRMFYIMDEGSRISIQLPPKWKLIARDAFNGSVLWKKDIDNWQPHLWPLKSGPTQLSRRLVSTESEVFVTLGFNAPLTALDAATGELLRTYEGSDATEEIISTGDLLFLVVRKGKAELQDYAPLHGTVGDQARSRSFFWNEEPRVLMAFQASTGKQLWAKQTKVSPLTLAAQDSQIFFHDGEKIISLDGHSGDIVWESESVTRRDSFTFNFGPRLVVYEDVVLYAGGDGKMISSDAKSGEKLWEASFPNSGYQSPQDLMVVDGLVWLAPLTSGRDSGVYTGRNPRTGEVVKSFAPDVDTYWFHHRCYIAKATDNFLMPSRTGIEFVDPDKEHWDIHHWVRGGCLYGVMPCNGLTYAPPHNCACYPEAKLFGFNALAPLAPTRPIPTKVAEAGRREKGPAFDVALAAANPAGSDDWPTYRRDAGRSGATVGTIRSDVAPRWTADLGGRLTAPVIADGQVYVAQIDQHTLHALDEKTGDAKWSYTAGARIDSPPTVHRGRVVFGAADGWVYCLTTDGELVWRYRAAPIDRRAMAYEQLESLWPVHGSVLIHNDSVYTVAGRSNFLDGGMRLLRLDLASGKKLAETIMDETNPETGNNLQEKLQILQMPVGLPDILSTDGRHLFMKSQKFDFDLNRLEIGPNSGDFATQASKQRGQDAHIFAPMGFLDDTWFHRSYWVLGQSFAGGHGGYYQAGKYAPSGRILVKGDGYVYGYGRKPQYLRWTTVLEHQLFSAEQNPPEIPEGFGKKRGGGGASAPSASFPKSPSLNPQGKPITVEAWITSTKPQGVIIARGGPSAGFALTLKAGKPQFLVRSEQGLSTIEGPKRIVGGWHHVVGVLGEDKSMSLYVDGELAASGKSSGLIHVDPAQGMDVGADGQTAVGDYTSPLAFSGAIDEVRLYFLAATADQVAKRYGDGSEISADAVLAVSFDDGTARDHSLHRNNGTLEGGKLVDGKFGMAVQFTSRNQTAKKGGNNNVKPGDSLVKPKWAKDVPVYVRGMVLAGNKLFIVGPPDTINEEETFQQLSESDPEVQALLDDQDAALMGKDGSSLLAVNIDTGEIENEIKLDTLPAWDGLAGANGSLFLSTLDGSVMCFGK; the protein is encoded by the coding sequence ATGTCGCGACTACCGATTCGAGATGTCGTTGGTGCTTGTTTGGTCGTTCTGTTGACCTGTCTTTCTGGGGCCAGCCGCGCCGATGCCCGCGAGGACGGTGGTATCCGCGAGGATGCGTCCGAACTGATCGAGCAGGCCGGCGTCAACGCCGGGTTCTTCGTGCACTTGGATGCCGGGGACGGCCGGCTGACCGCGGCGCTGCGCCAAAACGATGCGACTCAGGTTCACGGGTTGGTCCGGGATGCGAATCAGTTGAATTCGATCCGCGACCGGGTGATCGCCCAAGGCGACTATGGTGACATCGCGTTTGACCGTTTCGACGGCTATCAGCTTCCCTATGTCGACAACATGGTGAATTTGCTGATCGCCGAATCGCTGGGTGACGTCTCGATGGACGAGGTCCTGCGGGTGCTGGTGCCGGCCGGCGTCGCCCTGGTCAAGAACGGTGACCGGTGGGAAAAACATCGCAAGGAGCGACCGGACAACATCGACGAGTGGTCTCACTACTTGCACGACGCAACGGGCAACTCGGTCGCCCACGACGACGTCGTCGCCCCGCCGCGACACCTACAATGGGTGGGCAGCCCGCGATGGTCGCGGCACCACGACCGGATGGCCAGCATGAGTGCGTTGGTGTCCACCGGCGGGCGGATGTTTTACATCATGGACGAAGGCAGCCGAATCTCGATCCAGTTGCCGCCCAAATGGAAACTGATCGCGCGCGATGCCTTCAACGGCAGCGTGTTGTGGAAAAAAGACATCGACAACTGGCAACCGCACCTCTGGCCGCTCAAAAGCGGTCCGACGCAATTGTCGCGACGATTGGTTTCGACCGAATCGGAAGTCTTCGTCACACTGGGATTCAACGCGCCGCTGACCGCATTGGATGCGGCGACCGGCGAGTTGCTGCGAACCTATGAAGGCAGCGATGCGACCGAGGAAATCATCTCCACCGGCGATCTGTTGTTCCTGGTGGTGCGAAAAGGGAAAGCGGAACTGCAGGACTACGCCCCGCTGCACGGCACCGTCGGTGACCAGGCGCGTTCGCGCAGTTTTTTCTGGAACGAAGAACCTCGCGTGTTGATGGCGTTTCAAGCCAGCACCGGAAAACAGCTTTGGGCCAAGCAGACGAAGGTGTCTCCGCTGACGTTGGCGGCCCAAGATTCACAGATTTTCTTTCACGACGGCGAGAAGATCATCTCGTTGGATGGACATTCTGGCGACATCGTCTGGGAAAGTGAATCGGTGACGCGTCGCGATTCGTTCACGTTCAACTTTGGTCCCCGCTTGGTGGTTTACGAAGACGTGGTGTTGTACGCCGGCGGCGACGGCAAGATGATCAGCAGCGACGCGAAGAGCGGAGAAAAACTGTGGGAGGCGAGTTTTCCCAACAGCGGCTATCAATCACCGCAGGACTTGATGGTCGTCGATGGTTTGGTCTGGTTGGCGCCGTTGACATCGGGTAGGGACAGCGGCGTCTACACCGGACGCAACCCGCGAACCGGCGAGGTGGTCAAATCATTTGCGCCCGATGTGGACACGTATTGGTTTCACCACCGTTGCTACATCGCCAAGGCGACCGACAATTTCTTGATGCCTTCGCGGACCGGGATCGAGTTTGTTGATCCCGACAAAGAACATTGGGACATCCATCACTGGGTTCGCGGCGGGTGTCTGTACGGCGTGATGCCCTGCAACGGTTTGACGTACGCACCGCCACACAACTGTGCCTGTTACCCCGAAGCCAAACTGTTCGGGTTCAACGCTCTGGCGCCGCTGGCCCCGACCCGTCCGATCCCGACAAAGGTCGCCGAAGCGGGGCGACGTGAAAAAGGCCCCGCGTTCGACGTGGCGTTGGCCGCCGCCAACCCGGCCGGATCAGACGATTGGCCGACCTACCGCCGTGATGCGGGACGCAGCGGCGCGACTGTCGGAACGATTCGCTCCGACGTCGCCCCCCGATGGACCGCGGACTTGGGCGGCCGACTGACCGCCCCGGTGATCGCCGACGGGCAAGTCTATGTCGCCCAGATCGACCAGCACACGTTGCATGCCCTGGACGAAAAAACGGGCGATGCGAAATGGAGCTACACCGCCGGGGCGCGGATCGATTCGCCGCCGACCGTGCATCGTGGCCGCGTCGTCTTTGGTGCCGCCGACGGCTGGGTGTATTGTTTGACCACCGACGGCGAACTCGTCTGGCGATACCGTGCCGCGCCGATCGATCGTCGTGCGATGGCCTATGAACAACTGGAATCCTTGTGGCCGGTGCACGGCAGCGTGTTGATTCACAACGACTCGGTATACACCGTTGCCGGGCGATCCAACTTTTTGGACGGCGGAATGCGGCTGTTGCGGCTGGATTTGGCCAGCGGAAAAAAGCTGGCCGAAACGATCATGGACGAGACCAATCCGGAGACCGGAAACAACCTGCAGGAGAAACTGCAAATCCTGCAAATGCCGGTCGGGCTTCCCGACATCTTGTCCACCGACGGGCGGCACTTGTTCATGAAGAGCCAGAAATTTGACTTTGACCTCAACCGATTAGAGATCGGACCGAATTCGGGCGACTTCGCCACACAAGCCTCCAAGCAGCGCGGCCAAGACGCCCACATCTTCGCGCCGATGGGCTTTTTGGACGACACCTGGTTCCACCGCTCGTATTGGGTGCTGGGCCAGAGTTTTGCCGGCGGTCATGGCGGCTACTATCAAGCCGGCAAGTACGCGCCGTCGGGACGCATCCTGGTCAAGGGTGACGGGTACGTTTATGGCTACGGGCGCAAACCACAATACTTGCGTTGGACGACAGTTCTGGAGCACCAGTTGTTTTCCGCCGAACAGAATCCGCCGGAGATTCCCGAAGGGTTTGGAAAGAAACGCGGAGGGGGCGGGGCGTCGGCACCGTCCGCGTCGTTCCCCAAATCGCCGAGTTTGAATCCACAGGGTAAACCGATCACGGTGGAGGCTTGGATCACATCGACCAAGCCCCAGGGAGTGATCATCGCGCGCGGCGGTCCATCAGCCGGATTCGCGCTGACGCTGAAAGCGGGCAAACCGCAGTTCTTGGTCCGCAGCGAACAAGGGCTGTCGACGATCGAAGGGCCCAAACGGATCGTCGGCGGGTGGCACCACGTCGTCGGCGTGTTGGGTGAAGACAAGTCGATGTCGCTGTACGTCGATGGAGAACTCGCTGCCAGCGGCAAGTCATCGGGATTGATTCACGTCGACCCCGCTCAAGGCATGGATGTCGGGGCCGATGGTCAAACCGCCGTCGGTGATTACACGTCTCCGTTGGCCTTCTCTGGAGCGATCGACGAGGTGCGGTTGTATTTCCTGGCGGCAACCGCCGATCAGGTCGCCAAACGCTACGGCGACGGTTCGGAGATCTCGGCCGATGCCGTGCTGGCGGTCAGCTTTGACGACGGCACCGCTCGCGATCACAGCTTGCATCGCAACAACGGCACCCTCGAAGGCGGCAAACTGGTCGACGGGAAATTCGGCATGGCCGTCCAGTTCACCAGCCGCAATCAAACCGCGAAGAAGGGCGGGAACAACAATGTCAAACCCGGTGATTCGCTGGTCAAACCGAAGTGGGCCAAAGATGTTCCGGTTTACGTACGCGGCATGGTGTTGGCCGGAAACAAGCTCTTCATCGTCGGTCCACCGGACACGATCAACGAAGAAGAAACGTTCCAGCAACTCAGCGAGAGCGATCCGGAAGTCCAAGCGTTGCTCGATGACCAGGACGCGGCCTTGATGGGCAAGGATGGGTCGTCGTTGTTGGCGGTGAACATCGACACCGGCGAAATCGAAAATGAGATCAAGCTGGACACGTTACCAGCGTGGGACGGACTGGCCGGCGCCAATGGCAGTCTGTTTCTTTCAACGCTCGACGGAAGTGTGATGTGTTTTGGGAAGTGA
- a CDS encoding polyphosphate kinase 2 family protein, with product MSTKPAKPSKNGTKNAKSKSKKKTKRRNRLVAEGDTSPSLTPQELEDFEVDRSVAAALQSKISAVRDIIETTPPHDVHTLAKTLDVIIDGASPEDATVLRNALFKKSHPSAGGRRRSSPDDQLSSGWRDGAFPYRNLMSRKTYEKQKYQLLVELLKLQAWVKESKEKVVILFEGCDAAGKGGTIKRFMEHLSPRGAQFEWTRRLVHYAKPSDVQVTPAGEDAMPHGANDTLLY from the coding sequence ATGTCAACGAAGCCTGCTAAACCGTCAAAAAACGGTACGAAAAACGCGAAGTCGAAGTCAAAAAAGAAGACCAAACGTCGCAATCGGCTGGTCGCTGAGGGTGACACGTCACCTTCGCTGACACCACAGGAGTTGGAGGATTTCGAGGTCGATCGGTCCGTCGCAGCGGCCCTGCAGAGCAAAATCAGCGCCGTCCGAGACATCATCGAGACGACGCCCCCGCACGATGTGCACACGCTGGCCAAGACATTGGACGTGATCATCGACGGCGCTTCCCCGGAAGACGCCACCGTGCTGCGCAACGCCTTGTTCAAGAAGTCACACCCCAGTGCTGGCGGTCGGCGACGCAGCAGCCCCGACGACCAACTCTCCAGCGGCTGGCGCGACGGCGCATTCCCCTATCGCAACTTGATGTCGCGAAAGACGTATGAAAAACAAAAGTACCAGTTGCTGGTTGAACTGCTGAAACTTCAGGCCTGGGTCAAGGAATCCAAAGAAAAAGTGGTGATCCTGTTTGAAGGATGTGACGCGGCCGGAAAAGGGGGGACCATCAAACGATTCATGGAACACCTGAGTCCTCGCGGTGCACAATTCGAATGGACTCGTCGCCTCGTCCACTACGCGAAACCAAGCGACGTCCAAGTCACGCCGGCGGGTGAGGATGCGATGCCCCACGGCGCAAACGATACGCTACTCTATTAA
- a CDS encoding glycosyltransferase, giving the protein MFTNTFTPHVGGVCRSVQQFTQEIRALGHRVLIVAPEFEGAPTDETGVVRIPAVQHFNGSDFSVPVPIPGYLKTTLDQFQPDLIHSHHPFLLGGTALRVSAGRDIPIVFTHHTQYEKYTHYVPGDSKTMQRFVVELAVGYCNLCDAVIAPGKTIYKRLREQGVTRPMAEIPTGVDVVRFRHGDGSEARKRLGIDEGPFVVGHVGRLAPEKGLECLAICVARFVQRCADAMFVVAGQGPSGKTVRDVFEKHGVSDRLKLLGNLPRNDLVDLYHAMNVFAFSSQSETQAMVITEAMAASVPIVAVDAAGVRDVVRDGENGLLIKSPIPGGGDVDVVSDRFVDALIQVHDAPHDRYRQWSAGAWQTAQRFSMEEMAARTIRLYEQVMSSNRDGNHRHDAWSAALRRIEEEWQIWSNVVDAAGHAIIGKDIHVF; this is encoded by the coding sequence ATGTTTACCAACACATTCACACCGCATGTCGGTGGCGTGTGTCGCAGCGTGCAGCAGTTCACCCAGGAGATTCGCGCGCTTGGGCATCGGGTGTTGATCGTGGCACCCGAGTTTGAAGGTGCGCCGACCGATGAGACGGGCGTGGTACGGATTCCGGCGGTGCAGCATTTCAACGGTTCGGATTTTTCGGTGCCGGTGCCGATTCCGGGTTATTTGAAGACGACGTTGGATCAGTTCCAGCCGGACCTGATCCACTCGCACCATCCCTTTTTGCTGGGCGGAACGGCGCTCCGGGTTTCGGCCGGGCGCGACATTCCGATCGTGTTCACGCACCACACGCAATACGAGAAGTACACGCACTATGTGCCCGGCGATTCCAAAACCATGCAACGATTCGTGGTCGAGTTGGCGGTCGGCTACTGCAATTTGTGTGACGCGGTGATCGCTCCGGGCAAGACGATCTACAAGCGGTTACGGGAGCAGGGGGTGACCCGACCGATGGCTGAAATCCCGACGGGAGTGGATGTCGTTCGTTTTCGTCATGGGGACGGCTCGGAGGCGCGAAAACGTCTGGGCATCGACGAGGGTCCGTTTGTGGTTGGGCATGTCGGGCGTTTGGCGCCGGAAAAGGGACTGGAGTGTTTGGCGATTTGCGTCGCCCGATTTGTCCAGCGATGTGCTGACGCCATGTTTGTGGTGGCCGGCCAGGGGCCATCGGGCAAGACCGTGCGCGATGTGTTTGAAAAGCACGGCGTGTCGGACCGTTTGAAGCTGTTGGGCAATCTGCCACGCAACGACCTGGTCGACCTTTACCATGCGATGAACGTGTTCGCGTTCAGCTCGCAAAGTGAGACACAAGCGATGGTGATCACCGAGGCGATGGCGGCGTCGGTGCCGATCGTGGCGGTCGATGCTGCGGGAGTCCGCGACGTGGTTCGCGACGGCGAAAATGGTCTGTTGATCAAGTCCCCGATTCCCGGGGGCGGTGATGTTGACGTGGTCTCGGATCGATTTGTCGATGCATTGATTCAAGTCCACGATGCCCCGCACGATCGCTATCGGCAGTGGAGTGCCGGGGCCTGGCAGACGGCGCAGCGGTTTTCGATGGAGGAGATGGCGGCGCGGACGATCAGGCTGTACGAACAGGTCATGAGCAGCAATCGCGACGGGAACCATCGGCATGACGCCTGGTCAGCCGCACTCCGCCGGATCGAGGAGGAGTGGCAGATCTGGTCCAATGTCGTCGATGCCGCCGGACACGCGATCATCGGCAAAGACATTCACGTCTTTTGA